The Argentina anserina chromosome 5, drPotAnse1.1, whole genome shotgun sequence genome includes the window CAGTATCTGACGTTTCTAAAACttcaaaatactgaaaataggGTCTTACCTTCTAATCTTGACCCAAGATTGGTATCTACGACGCTTACCTCCATTAACCAAGCTGGTGACAGAGTTATTTTAGTCACAAAAAGACCAATTTACCCTTTATTATATATTCTACCTTTAATTCTCTCTCTTCAATAGTTTTcaattgattaaaaaaatcttGCAATATTCTCTTTGTACCCAGAAGAGAGGATCGTGAGAGTTACAACCTGCAACCATGATTCCAAATCTTTAATTATAGTTAGGATATGAAGGACTTTCATGCTACCCATAAAGGAAAAATTGAATCTATCGAAGATCATAGCCTTTCCATAAACTGAGTATATGGGAGCCCatctctcctcttcttcccAGTAAAGGCTCCTCATAAACATTTCTCTCGCCCACACGAGAAAAACTCTGAGACTCCGGGAACAACATCGTTGTATCATATTAACTTCGGGATCAATTATATTGATGCAGAACATTGATGCAAGAGAAATTGATGCAGAAGATGAGGACGGTAATgagcatggatttttttttcgtcTGTGAAGTAGTTGGGTTGATTAGAATAGCCCCTGGCTAATTTGGGAATTGTGGTGAATTCACCATCGTCTTATTGGCTCATCTCTCTACTAGCTATGGAGCTCTCccgattttttttccttttaattttTGCACTAGAcaataaataataatgataatgataTACAAATGGATGAAAATGCCCTTCAAATTTTGCTGGATGCCAGTCTTATTAACGGATATACCAATCTTGGGTCGGGGTAGAaatatgagatatatatttgAAGTTTTAAAAACTTGAGATACCAACAATTAGAATATGAAAAACGTTTAATCTATTTTCCAATGACCATCATTTCTTGCTCTTTAATTGGCAAATGGACCCATGACTGGTGAACGACCCATAACATCGGTACCGAAatgcttcttttcttctattaCTGATCCGTGAATCATCACTCATCAGTCGGCGTATAAATTCATGGTCATCTTCTTGATCCGACTAGGAATCTCACGGGAAGTAGCAAAGTGAAAGATGATGTATTTAGGTCAAGTAGGGGTCCATCTAATTGCATGCTCCAAGTGACTTGGAATTCTGGATAACTACTGCTGATAATGATATGGTTGGCATTCACGCATTGGATAAGATCAATGCCTTTTTCCTTATTCTACTCACGTCTCATTGTACATCCAACcatattttcctttttctaaaaataagaaatgaaaatgataTCTTGAAGTATATATTAATGGTGCTAAAACTTATTGACCACCAAATGTGAAGGCGGGAAGAGAAAATGGTCTGGCCAATCCGTAAGTATTGATGTTCCGAACCAACCTGGAGCTCTTGGTGTTTCACTATGGTGCTGTGTTCGTTtcatgtttgttttgttttcttcatttcagGCCAAAAAGCGTCTTGTATTTTTGCTCCAACAATGGCAGCTGTCAGTACTCTAAGGCTTGGCTTGAGTAATACCCATCTGGGTGTTCATAGACACACCTCTGGTCCAAACCAGGTACTTCTCTCAAGCTTCCTGATCATCCCTTTTTATATGATAAAAgattgtttctttgttttgatcaTTCAGCTTTTCTGTATCCATGTGAATCCTAGAGAAGTTTGGCACAAGCTGAGGAAACCCATATAGGATTTCTGCATGACATCAAGTAAGTATCATATACATTTCCCTGTATTTGCGAATTGGTTGGTCTGTTAATTTGTTATGGTTATGATCCTGATTTCCAGAGTAATAAATTTTGCCCAGTGTTGTTAGTTTATCAGTTCATACTATTTCACCAAGTTCCATCTTAAAGTTGGTTGCTTTAACTACTTTAATCTTACCAAGGTCACAAGGTTATTTAAATTGCCTGAAGGTGGATTCTTGAAACAACTCCCTCCCATTTGTATTTACTGTCTTTGGTTCTCAGATTTTTCATAGATGTAATATTACTTGATTAGACAATTGCAATCCGTGTATACATGGATCAAAgtagaaaaaagagagaacaCTACATGCACAATTATTCTTCGTACAAACTTGCAAATCCATTTCTTCTGTACGGTATCGAGTTTGATTTGTGAGAATTGCAATTTTATCATAGGAGTGTCCAGTTCTTTATGGCATTAGCAATCATGGTGCAATCGTGTGTTAAAGGATATTAACTGTCCTTTTGTGTATGTAGAAGACATCCAGTTGTCGGAGTGGAGGCTTTGAGTGATGTGTCAAAAGCTAAGAATGGGCTAAACTTTGGTGAATTGAAGGATAGGTTTCTGAGCTTCAAGAAGCAGAAGTTTTTGTAAGTAGCGGTTAAAGAGTTCAAaacaaaacttaattacatatttttccTCAAGGTCTTGTGCTTTTGTATAGGAAAGAGTCTGAGCATTTTCAAAATCTAGCTCAAGTTCAAGATCCTAAGGTATTATTAGTTCTGTGTACTAAATTATTTATCTTCTGTTGCATATATTGGTCAGGTGCCAATTTCCTTGTTCTGCCTTCCTCTTGTAAATGAAACAATTACGTAGCATAAAACTTACAAGTTCAAATACAGTTTATGGTGATTGCTTGTGCAGACTCTAGAGTATGCCCCTCTAACATTCTTGGCTTTCAACCTGGAGAGGCATTAATGATTAGAAACGTAGCAAATCTGGTTCCCCC containing:
- the LOC126794377 gene encoding beta carbonic anhydrase 5, chloroplastic-like isoform X1, with the protein product MVWPIRQKASCIFAPTMAAVSTLRLGLSNTHLGVHRHTSGPNQRSLAQAEETHIGFLHDIKRHPVVGVEALSDVSKAKNGLNFGELKDRFLSFKKQKFLKESEHFQNLAQVQDPKFMVIACADSRVCPSNILGFQPGEALMIRNVANLVPPFENGASETNAALEFAVNTLEVENIFVIGHSSCAGIETLMTMQDDGDSSSFTHRWVVNAKVAKLRTKAATLHLSFDQQCRYCEKESINHSLLNLLAYPWIADKVRKKLLSIHGGYYDFLNCAFDKWTLDVNDSNSSLGEKHYSVKDRELWL
- the LOC126794377 gene encoding beta carbonic anhydrase 5, chloroplastic-like isoform X4, whose amino-acid sequence is MVWPIRQKASCIFAPTMAAVSTLRLGLSNTHLGVHRHTSGPNQRSLAQAEETHIGFLHDIKRHPVVGVEALSDVSKAKNGLNFGELKDRFLSFKKQKFLKESEHFQNLAQVQDPKFMVIACADSRVCPSNILGFQPGEALMIRNVANLVPPFEVENIFVIGHSSCAGIETLMTMQDDGDSSSFTHRWVVNAKVAKLRTKAATLHLSFDQQCRYCEKESINHSLLNLLAYPWIADKVRKKLLSIHGGYYDFLNCAFDKWTLDVNDSNSSLGEKHYSVKDRELWL
- the LOC126794377 gene encoding beta carbonic anhydrase 5, chloroplastic-like isoform X2, coding for MVWPIRQKASCIFAPTMAAVSTLRLGLSNTHLGVHRHTSGPNQRSLAQAEETHIGFLHDIKRHPVVGVEALSDVSKAKNGLNFGELKDRFLSFKKQKFLKESEHFQNLAQVQDPKFMVIACADSRVCPSNILGFQPGEALMIRNVANLVPPFENGASETNAALEFAVNTLEVENIFVIGHSSCAGIETLMTMQDDGDSSFTHRWVVNAKVAKLRTKAATLHLSFDQQCRYCEKESINHSLLNLLAYPWIADKVRKKLLSIHGGYYDFLNCAFDKWTLDVNDSNSSLGEKHYSVKDRELWL